Within the Eucalyptus grandis isolate ANBG69807.140 chromosome 1, ASM1654582v1, whole genome shotgun sequence genome, the region caaatggAGAAAATCTATCTAGAGATGTGAGCGATGAAAGAGTCCAACTCGGCCCGAGAAACTCCGCCCTCATCCATCGACCCCCGGACGGCCGCCCCTAACTCAGCCGCCCTCTTCCTCGCCTCCTCCCCTTCCTCCGACGCCATGAGTGCCTTCACGGCGCCTTCGATAGCGGAGGACTTCACAACGTCGTCTGGGCTCATCCAGTCCTTGACGATAAGTCCAATCTTGAGGACTTGTGTGATCAAGACTGCATTAAGGGGCTGATCCGAATGCATCGGCCATGCGAGGATCGGCACTCCCATGCTGATGCTCTCCATGCAAGAGTTCCATCCGCAGTGGCTCAAGAACCCACCGGTCGCGGGGTGCCCCAAGATCTCGAGCTGCGGCGCCCAGTCCCTCACCACCACCCTAAATCTCGAGCCGCCGCCATCTCTTCGAACCCCTGGGGCAGTTCGATTTTCCTcgcctctcctcctccgccgaaAATGTCCGCCTTATCAGCTTCCCTCAATACCCAGATGAACTTCTGTCCACTACGTTCCAACCCCATGGCGATCTCGCGGATCTGCTCGTCGCTCAGCACCGTCGTGGTGCCGAATGACACGTATATCACCGAGCTCGGTGCTTGCTTGTCGAGCCACTCCATGCATCCGTGAGCCGATCTTCTCGAACTCTTTTCGGGTACTTTGACCGGGTTGAACGGCCCTATTGCCCAGTGCTTGATCGCGGTGCCGTTCGCTGTTGCACTGGCAAATAAGTCTACGAAACGGCCTTCGACGACCCTGCAGGTGTTGTGGATGCACCCCGAGTTGAACTTCTGGCACTCTTTCTGCGACTCCACGAACTTCAAGAACTCGTTGGGGCAGGAGTCCACGATGGACGGGAAGCCCTTGGAGGAGATAAGCTCCGCGAGGTCGACCTCCACCTCCGGCGGGGGCGCCATCCCTATGCTCTCCCAGGTAAACCAACAGAGCATGAACGCGGAAGGAGGTTGGAAGAGATAAATCTCGGCATTGGGGACCGAGGCAGCGTCCTGGACCACAGACGCCATCAGCGAGTCGTAGACCACTACGACCCGCCTCGACACTGAGGACAGGGAGCGGACGAGGGAGGCGACGGGGCCGCGAAGTGACGAAGTGGCGTTGAACGCCGGCTGGAGGTGGGAGGGGAACTTGTAAGGGGAATTAGGGCTGGGGGCGGGGGAGGGGATGGGCGGGGTTGGAAAATCGTGGAAGCGGATGTCGCTGGGCACGGACGAGGGCGGGACGTGGGAGCGGAGCTTGGCCTGGCGGTTGTGGGAGGAGGAGCCGACGTAGTGGACGGGGACGCCGCAGGAGGCGATGAGGTGGGCGAGCTGGAGGAGCTGGTTGAGGTGGCCTTGCGCCGGAAGAGGCACCATGATCACCGCCACTGATCCCGAGACGTCTTCCATTTTTCGGTGTTGGCTTGAGAGGCAAATTTGGTTTTGGGGTGTTGTGTGTTTAAGGGGTTagcttttagggtttttgtagAGAGGGAATGGGATCCGAAGACAAAATCGTTTGGAccgtc harbors:
- the LOC104444783 gene encoding LOW QUALITY PROTEIN: zeatin O-glucosyltransferase (The sequence of the model RefSeq protein was modified relative to this genomic sequence to represent the inferred CDS: deleted 2 bases in 1 codon) produces the protein MEDVSGSVAVIMVPLPAQGHLNQLLQLAHLIASCGVPVHYVGSSSHNRQAKLRSHVPPSSVPSDIRFHDFPTPPIPSPAPSPNSPYKFPSHLQPAFNATSSLRGPVASLVRSLSSVSRRVVVVYDSLMASVVQDAASVPNAEIYLFQPPSAFMLCWFTWESIGMAPPPEVEVDLAELISSKGFPSIVDSCPNEFLKFVESQKECQKFNSGCIHNTCRVVEGRFVDLFASATANGTAIKHWAIGPFNPVKVPEKSSRRSAHGCMEWLDKQAPSSVIYVSFGTTTVLSDEQIREIAMGLERSGQKFIWVLREADKADIFGGGGEARKIELPQGFEEMAAARDLGVVRDWAPQLEILGHPATGGFLSHCGWNSCMESISMGVPILAWPMHSDQPLNAVLITQVLKIGLIVKDWMSPDDVVKSSAIEGAVKALMASEEGEEARKRAAELGAAVRGSMDEGGVSRAELDSFIAHISR